Genomic segment of Populus trichocarpa isolate Nisqually-1 chromosome 12, P.trichocarpa_v4.1, whole genome shotgun sequence:
CGAATTCTGATCTGGGTTCTCCCCATTTTGATCTTTCTCGTTCTTCCAAAGTCCAATTCAGAAGATGAAAATGTCAAAACGGCACTGCTGCAATTCATGGAGAAACTTTCAGCAGGACATGAGCAAAATGATCAGAATTGGGGTTGGGACATCAATTCGGATCCCTGCAATAGCACATGGAAAGGTGTGGACTGCTTGGGATCGCAAAATGTTAAGAGGATTGTTCTTAATAAGTTCAACTTAACAGGAATATTAGACGCTGCTTCTGTCTGCACAGCGAAGTCTCTTCTTGTCTTGAGCCTGAAAGAGAATAACATTTCTGGCTTCATACCTGACGAGATAGGAAATTGCAAACGTCTAAGCCACTTGTACGTAGGTGGGAACCGATTTACTGGTGATATTCCTGACACTATTTCCCAGTTAATTAACTTGAAAAGGCTTGATATATCCAACAACAACTTCTCTGGTGCGCTTCCTGATATGTCCCGAGTTTCAGGCCTGCTAACCTTCTTTGCTGAAAACAATCAGCTCGGTGGGGCAATACCGGATTTTGATTTCTCCTATATCAAGGAATTCAGTGTCGCCAACAATAATTTCAGTGGTCCAATTCCTGATGTCAAAAGCAAGTTTGGGGCAGACAGCTTCACAGGTAACCCTGAATTATGTGGGACACTATTATCAAAAGCCTGCCCACCATCCCCTCCACCGTCAAAAAAGGGATCGAAGCACTCATCAGCTGATCGGTTCCTTATCTTCTCAGGCTACATACTACTTGCCGTGGTTGTGCTGCTcttatttgctttatatttatttaagaaaaataaatctaaaggAGAAACGGTTAAGGTAGTCAAGAAGGGGAAGGTAGCTACTGCGAGTAAAGAACCTAGTAGAACTTCAAGTGAATCGAAGACTGGTGGTAATAGATCAGAGTATTCAATAACATCCGTTGAGGCCGGAACGACATCATCATCACTTGTGGTTCTTCCCAGTCCTGTGGTGAAGGATTTGAAATTTGATGACTTGCTTCGAGCTCCAGCTGAGTTGCTAGGTAGAGGAAAGCATGGAAGTTTATACAAGGTCATGCTCGATAATGCTACGATCTTGGCATTGAAGAGGATCAAAGACTCGGGGATTTCTGCAGAAGACTTCAAGAGCAGAATTCAGAGGATAGACCAAGTGAAGCATCCCAGAGTATTGCCTCCAGTAGCCTTTTATTGCTCCAAGCAAGAGAAGCTCCTGGTATACGAGTATCAGCAGAATGGCAGTCTCTTCAAGCTTCTCCATGGTAAGTCTAGTATTCTAAATTGTAAGATTACCCCATTTTAAAGGTGGAAACTGGAAACGCATTCGTAGGATATAAATGACAttgcaaaacagaaaaaaaaaatattagagattATAGgataaggatagtttaaatttcCACAATATTAAGTGCACCCTGGGGATGTAACTAGAGGAAATACGAGGACGAGTTGCTGAAAAATCCCACAGGAAAAACATTTAACCGAGAGAAATGGTAAATTTTAGTCTGATTGGGGTTTCCTGGGCTGTTTGATAAATGAATTAAAGTTAATCTTTCACTCAAAACACCAGACCATGCCACAGATTTGAATATTCGATTTGAatattcttgatttgttttttcatttttggctTCCTTCTCTCACGCCCAAGCAATTTCACAagtataaaacaataatataagcTTAAATACAGGAAAATATAATAACTTTgaattgttgttgatgattcaGGATCCCAGAATGGTCAAGTATTTGACTGGGGAAGCAGACTCAATGTTGCAGCTAGTATTGCAGAGTCCTTAGCATACATGCACGAGCAGCTTCAAGAAGGTGGGATTGCTCACGGGAACCTGAAATCCACCAACAttttattcaacaataaaatgGAGCCCTGCATTAGTGAATATGGTCTTATTGTGGTTCAAGGCCAAGACCAGTCATTCCTTTCCCAGTCTGATAGCTTCAAAACCGATGCTCTGGGTAGAAACGTCGCATATAGCACCTTCAAGTTGGATGTTTATGGCTTTGGTGTGGTTCTTCTTGAGCTTTTGACAGGGAAACTAGTCCAAAACAATGGCTTTGATTTGGCAAGTTGGGTGCATTCAGTGGTTAGAGAAGAATGGACTGCTGAAGTTTTTGACAGGGCCTTGATCTTAGAAGGTGCTGGTGAAGAGAGGATGTTGAACCTGTTGCAGGTAGCATTGAAGTGCATAAATCCGTCTCCAAATGAGAGGCCAAGCACAAGCCAAATTTCAGCTATGATAAACACAATAAAAGAGGATGAAGAGAGATCCATTATTTCAGATCCATGATTAAACTATGCCATGGAAGTCGAGTCCGCAttagtaataaaatattatacaatttGGTCATTAACCCTACATCAAATCGTAGAGTTGGTTTAAAACATATTGGTATATAAAATCATTCCTTcttagaatttatatatatattctaagaaCCTTGGAAGTAGTAAGAATTAACCAAAATTTCTTGGTTACGATGTTGGTTGGACAACAACAATCATCACATCACATAAAATTGTCAAACCACTACAAATATGGCAAGTCATCATCACCTTGTCGAGTGGGCAtgattaaaatacataaataaacttCAAGAACGTTATTATAAAGGCCATGCGTCCTGAGAGCTCATGTGACCTACCATTAGGTTTGGTCTGcattttcacttttcttttccttggtCATCAGAAGAAATTGCTTTGTATAATCACATGTGCTCATATATATGGCTGTGTTTGGTTTTGCTCTACATATCTGAGGGTTTCAGACTCaaaaatggttggaaaaccTTCAGGCTTGCCAAGATTGATGGGAATTTCCTGGTGATTAGCAGGTGATCATACCAAAAACCATCATTGAAGGGTAATGATTTCTGTAGATCCAGAAGTCACACAGACTACTGTGGACAATCAAACTGTGAGTGGTGGTGGAGAGATCAATCATTACACTTTTTTCTATTGCGGCACACTGGTCTTTCTATTAGCCTTTCACTACATGCATCAAAACTTTGATGAAGTAGTCAGTAGGAGGTCTAAAGAAGAGTCTTCATATCCCAAATGAGCTTCAAACAGTTAGCAGCGGGTCTGTGCACAATCACAAAGTCTCCATGTGAAAATGGTAAACCCTTTAGTGCCTATTGCAAATTATCATAATCAAGATGGGCAAACAGCTCACACTCCTCTACAACCACTCCTAGTTACCACCCCCTTCTTCCCTCTAACAGTGTAATATAACAGACAAATTAAAAATCCCTTGGGTGAAAAACTCTGCCTCATATaaattcaggttttttttttattaaactagaatagtttgataaaagtttttggaaaataatacaagaaagaaaagtgtttagaaaataacatatttttgacTTAACTGTTATTGAAAAATGAGGTTTTATTAAtaactataaataataatagcagtTGTTTAAAACTACTAATGGTAACAACCGCTATTACAATTAGTGTTTTATTAaacaatcattattatcattagcAGTCGTTTAGAACTGCTAAGCAACCACTAATGAGAATAGCGATTGTGTCCTAAACCCAATTTTCATACAAAACTAAGTCTaaacaaccacaaccaaaaGCCAAACAAGACCGTAAATTATCAAACCTCAAACCCATGATTCAAAAtgtgatattttaatatcatttttatttgttaattataatcctaaattaatgtgtgtgttttttaaacattattttatttgtgctTTCGTTAAGTTGTTAAtgaatgatttgaaattttaaacaacTTGCTCACATGGTTGTCTATTTTTTGAcaatattaaatcatgtttatataAACCAAGTatgaaaaatgcaaaatatgtaaaacaactttaaaatcaacatgaCAGTTAGCAAAATCAATATTACAAaactattaataataaaaataactcttaattggaaaaataacacaacataaTTATATACAACATAATAACATATATGAAGCTATTTATGTCTTCTGCAACGATGAGTGAATGAACCAACCTCATCAATAATACAACTCTCACTTGTCTGTGTGATCTCATCCTCTAAAACAACATCATCTAGGCTCAATGTCTCTTCTAACAGGTCAAGTGTTGTACGATATGTCTCGAACCAAGAAGATGTATAATAACAAGTaagttcatcatcatcatctcgaGATCACGATGATTAGCCGCAATATGTCGACCATCATGTAACAATTGTCTAACCTAATATGAagcaaatcaaattattaatccataaataaaataaaacgatTTTGTCAAAACCTATAAAAAGTAACAAATACTTATAACATTTTGAGTTCGACATGCATGTGACTTACACTCCATTTCCTCGCGTGGAGGAACTTACATTGGGTTAGGTGTAATGATTCGGCGTGTTATACTCAAGTACCAGCCCATGTATTTCTCCTCAGAAATTACAGAATGCatatctctaaaaataaaatttcttcatacATCCCACATCGATATATGCCAGAGATGGTGGATCATTCAATTATAATCAATGTGCCTATCCGAACtattaataatagaaataaaactataattaattgcaaaattttaattatgataatttttacaaCTTATCAATtgaacaatttttaaaattgaaaattaaattacaacaattgaatattaattaaaaagtaaatgatCTTAACTGAATAGAATCTACAATTACGataatttatacaaaaattcAACGCAAACTCTAGTTGCTACGATTTCGACCATgactttattaataaaattaattgattaaaagcCTATCTAATTgcatcaattaaaacaaaatttatatcaattcaaacaatataattaGATATGACAACTAAcccaataatcaatttaaactcTAGTTTCTCTAATTTAAGTCTAATtgattccataaagaacatcaACTGTATtaacaatatataatttcaacattcaaaacctaaaataatctaattatcaaacacaacacaaatactaaattaaatcaaaacacaaaaattattaattcaataattaaactcATCAAACTAATAAACGATGCAAATGTTTTACCTTGTTTTTATAATGTGTAGATGGTCGGTGATGACAGTTATGGTGGTAGTGAAGATGGTTTCGCTAGATACACAAGCTTGGTTCGctgtttgaaaacaaaaaaaaaaaatttcagaaattaAAGACAAGCCCCCGTCATCACCAAATG
This window contains:
- the LOC7483484 gene encoding probable inactive receptor kinase At2g26730; its protein translation is MDRILIWVLPILIFLVLPKSNSEDENVKTALLQFMEKLSAGHEQNDQNWGWDINSDPCNSTWKGVDCLGSQNVKRIVLNKFNLTGILDAASVCTAKSLLVLSLKENNISGFIPDEIGNCKRLSHLYVGGNRFTGDIPDTISQLINLKRLDISNNNFSGALPDMSRVSGLLTFFAENNQLGGAIPDFDFSYIKEFSVANNNFSGPIPDVKSKFGADSFTGNPELCGTLLSKACPPSPPPSKKGSKHSSADRFLIFSGYILLAVVVLLLFALYLFKKNKSKGETVKVVKKGKVATASKEPSRTSSESKTGGNRSEYSITSVEAGTTSSSLVVLPSPVVKDLKFDDLLRAPAELLGRGKHGSLYKVMLDNATILALKRIKDSGISAEDFKSRIQRIDQVKHPRVLPPVAFYCSKQEKLLVYEYQQNGSLFKLLHGSQNGQVFDWGSRLNVAASIAESLAYMHEQLQEGGIAHGNLKSTNILFNNKMEPCISEYGLIVVQGQDQSFLSQSDSFKTDALGRNVAYSTFKLDVYGFGVVLLELLTGKLVQNNGFDLASWVHSVVREEWTAEVFDRALILEGAGEERMLNLLQVALKCINPSPNERPSTSQISAMINTIKEDEERSIISDP